A stretch of Penaeus vannamei isolate JL-2024 chromosome 18, ASM4276789v1, whole genome shotgun sequence DNA encodes these proteins:
- the LOC138864812 gene encoding aspartic and glutamic acid-rich protein-like, translating into MDDSIVLAMKFFVIASLLTLLGLLGLLGLFLYEGYSSALLKELAARELAEKIRQLEEQTRTLEEAIGNTRAVLDFYQPRVFPWQLCPEDTSSIEGRIARIQCLTSVLDEQKRWVEIEDLCDLIIGSMALACVAVFVLLSMLKKGKREERKEDEESSQEAEESSQEAEESSQEAEESSQEAEESSQEAEESSQEAEESSQEAEESSQEAEESSQEAEESSQEAEESSQEAEESSQEAEESSQEAEESSQEAEESSQEAEKSSQEAEKSSQEAEESSQEAEESSQEAEKSSQEAEKSSQEAEESSQEAEESSQEAEESSQETEKSSQETEKSSQETEKSSQEAEESSQEAEESSQETEKSSQEAEESSQEAEESSQEAEESSQEAEESSQEAEESSQEAEESPQEAEESPQEAEESPQEAEESPQEAEESPQEAEESPQEAEESPQEAEESPQEAEEFPQEAEEFPQEAKEFPQESEEFPQESEEFPQESEEFPQESEEFPQESEEFPQESEEFPQESEEFPQETEEFPQETEEFPQETEEFPQETEEFPQETEEFPQETEEFPQETEEFPQKEVCPSALPKGEGSAAPHALTPSSPRPASPPRPCPPTGPIIIPIPPRAPGHTEPKAVSSPANEPQKRNPEQAVTNSIRIPRHMQDLVIGQGGRRMRLLTRRYQVQASFKSCDILSIQGHPTDLSNFKEDILGIMAQTYPMEFILFVRNANWEKVVHSRLFIRQRARSLLLGQDGDTLYELCVKHQVGASMLLQDPIMVLSGEAHDVANFRKDVHRILNN; encoded by the coding sequence ATGGATGACAGCATTGTGCTGGCAATGAAGTTCTTCGTGATTGCTTCTCTGCTTACCCTGCTTGGGCTGCTTGGCCTCCTTGGCCTATTCTTGTATGAGGGCTACTCCAGTGCCCTGCTAAAGGAGCTGGCGGCCCGCGAGCTGGCGGAGAAGATCCGCCAGCTGGAGGAGCAGACACGGACGCTGGAAGAGGCCATTGGCAATACCCGCGCCGTGCTGGACTTCTATCAGCCGAGGGTCTTCCCCTGGCAACTCTGCCCGGAAGACACGAGCAGTATCGAAGGAAGGATTGCCAGGATCCAGTGCCTGACCTCAGTTCTGGACGAGCAGAAGCGCTGGGTTGAGATTGAGGATTTGTGTGACCTTATTATAGGGTCAATGGCACTGGCCTGCGTCGCCGTCTTTGTCCTGCTTTCCATGTTGAAGAAAGGCAaacgggaagaaaggaaggaggacgaggaatccTCCCAGGAGGCTGAGGAATCCTCCCAGGAGGCTGAGGAATCCTCCCAGGAGGCTGAGGAATCCTCCCAGGAGGCTGAGGAATCCTCCCAGGAGGCTGAGGAATCCTCCCAGGAGGCTGAGGAATCCTCCCAGGAGGCTGAGGAATCCTCCCAGGAGGCTGAGGAATCCTCCCAGGAGGCTGAGGAATCCTCCCAGGAGGCTGAGGAATCCTCCCAGGAGGCTGAGGAATCCTCCCAGGAGGCTGAGGAATCCTCCCAGGAGGCTGAGGAATCCTCCCAGGAGGCTGAGGAATCCTCCCAGGAGGCTGAGAAATCCTCCCAGGAGGCTGAGAAATCCTCCCAGGAGGCTGAGGAATCCTCCCAGGAGGCTGAGGAATCCTCCCAGGAGGCTGAGAAATCCTCCCAGGAGGCTGAGAAATCCTCCCAGGAGGCTGAGGAATCCTCCCAGGAGGCTGAGGAATCCTCCCAGGAGGCTGAGGAATCCTCCCAGGAGACTGAGAAATCCTCCCAGGAGACTGAGAAATCCTCCCAGGAGACTGAGAAATCCTCCCAGGAGGCTGAGGAATCCTCCCAGGAGGCTGAGGAATCCTCCCAGGAGACTGAGAAATCCTCCCAGGAGGCTGAGGAATCCTCCCAGGAGGCTGAGGAATCCTCCCAGGAGGCTGAGGAATCCTCCCAGGAGGCTGAGGAATCCTCCCAGGAGGCTGAGGAATCCTCCCAGGAGGCTGAGGAATCTCCCCAGGAGGCTGAGGAATCCCCCCAGGAGGCTGAGGAATCCCCCCAGGAGGCTGAGGAATCCCCCCAGGAGGCTGAGGAATCCCCCCAGGAGGCTGAGGAATCCCCCCAGGAGGCTGAGGAATCCCCCCAGGAGGCTGAGGAATCCCCCCAGGAGGCTGAGGAATTCCCCCAGGAGGCTGAGGAATTCCCCCAGGAGGCTAAGGAATTCCCCCAAGAGTCTGAGGAATTCCCCCAAGAGTCTGAGGAATTCCCCCAAGAGTCTGAGGAATTCCCCCAAGAGTCTGAGGAATTCCCCCAAGAGTCTGAGGAATTCCCCCAAGAGTCTGAGGAATTCCCCCAAGAGTCTGAGGAATTCCCCCAGGAGACTGAGGAATTCCCCCAGGAGACTGAGGAATTCCCCCAGGAGACTGAGGAATTCCCCCAGGAGACTGAGGAATTCCCCCAGGAGACTGAGGAATTCCCCCAGGAGACTGAGGAATTCCCCCAGGAGACTGAGGAATTCCCCCAGAAGGAGGTCTGTCCTAGCGCCCTGCCCAAGGGAGAAGGGAGCGCAGCCCCCCACGCCTTGACTCCCTCATCTCCCCGCCctgcctccccgccccgcccgtgCCCACCCACAGGCCCCATTATAATCCCAATCCCGCCTCGCGCCCCTGGGCATACCGAGCCCAAGGCCGTCAGCTCCCCCGCTAACGAGCCACAGAAACGAAATCCCGAGCAAGCGGTAACCAACTCGATTAGGATCCCCCGCCATATGCAGGACCTCGTGATTGGTCAGGGTGGACGCAGGATGAGGCTCCTCACCAGGAGGTACCAGGTCCAAGCATCCTTTAAAAGCTGTGACATCTTGTCGATCCAAGGTCACCCGACTGATTTATCCAATTTCAAGGAAGACATCCTTGGGATCATGGCGCAGACTTATCCCATGGAGTTCATTCTCTTCGTGAGGAATGCAAACTGGGAGAAGGTTGTACATTCTCGTCTCTTCATTAGGCAGAGAGCCAGATCTCTCCTTCTAGGACAGGATGGCGACACCCTTTATGAGCTCTGCGTGAAGCACCAGGTAGGTGCTTCAATGTTATTGCAGGATCCAATTATGGTCCTTTCGGGAGAAGCTCACGATGTGGCTAATTTCAGAAAGGATGTCCATAGGATCCTAAATAACTAG